One genomic region from Apodemus sylvaticus chromosome 1, mApoSyl1.1, whole genome shotgun sequence encodes:
- the LOC127683684 gene encoding vomeronasal type-1 receptor 2-like, translated as MLPSDTIVQIFLIFQFCLGVIGNSSLLMLYIYTFFFRPHVKKLIDSVFMHLTIVNMSTIMFTMIKDIMFSFGVPNFLDDVGCKAVLFSFRVSRGLSICTTSVLSTFQVITITPSSSKWASWLKPRLSTWILSSLLCSWLINLLIYGYMVKMVIAKTNKTHVGYGYSHGYCQNKHFGNHNSGSFNTIIITHDLFFVAIMMWASLYMVIFLYRHRKRAQHLHSPSLSSQPSPERNATHSILSLVSCFVLTYWLNNSITLYGFYTKEKIPRLESVNTIFITSYATICPFLLMKNNKVILQFTSSFSVLRMTCFQSSLHG; from the coding sequence ATGCTTCCGAGTGACACCATCGTCCAGATCTTTCTCATATTCCAGTTTTGTCTTGGTGTCATAGGGAACTCATCACtgttaatgttatatatatacactttcttCTTCAGACCTCATGTTAAGAAGTTAATAGATTCAGTTTTCATGCATCTGACAATAGTTAATATGTCAACGATCATGTTCACAATGATTAAAGATATCATGTTTTCCTTTGGAGTACCCAATTTTCTGGATGATGTTGGTTGTAAGgcagttttgttttcattcagagTCAGCCGGGGTCTGTCCATCTGCACCACCTCTGTTCTAAGCACATTCCAAGTCATCACCATCACTCCCAGCAGTTCTAAGTGGGCCTCCTGGCTGAAGCCTCGACTCTCTACATggattctttcttccttactttGCTCCTGGCTTATTAACCTACTTATCTATGGGTATATGGTTAAAATGGTAATAGCCAAAACCAATAAAACTCATGTTGGCTATGGATATTCACATGGTTACTGTCAAAACAAGCACTTTGGGAACCACAACTCAGGGTCATTTAATACCATTATTATCACTCACGATCTCTTCTTTGTGGCCATCATGATGTGGGCCAGCCTCTACATGGTGATTTTCCTATACAGACACCGCAAGAGAGCCCAGCATCTCCACAGCCCAAGCCTTTCCTCCCAGCCATCTCCTGAGCGCAATGCCACTCACAGCATCCTGTCTCTGGTGAGCTGCTTTGTGTTAACTTATTGGTTGAACAACTCTATCACCCTTTATGGgttttatacaaaagaaaaaattccaagATTGGAGTCAGTTAATACGATTTTTATAACAAGCTATGCAACCATCTGCCCTTTTTTACTCATGAAGAATAATAAAGTTATTTTGCAATTtacttcttcattttctgtacTGAGAATGACCTGTTTTCAGAGTTCACTCCATGGCTGA